In Miscanthus floridulus cultivar M001 chromosome 5, ASM1932011v1, whole genome shotgun sequence, one genomic interval encodes:
- the LOC136454579 gene encoding uncharacterized protein, with the protein MAPSNQPFTLRLILEKDKLNRTNYADWIRNLRIVLRAEKKEEILDTPLPDEPANNAPAAEKNAYKKACDADLEVSCLMLACMEPDLQLQFDNNHAAHDMIVALNDMFQTQARTERFNVSKSFAKTKLAEGATVGPHVIKMVGYTQRLEKLGFPIGPELATNFILASLPPSYGNFVMNYHMHGAEKGLNELCGRLKIAEADIKKGAGSSHVMAVQNKPKFKKKGNSWKKKKGKAKDEISKPNPPAPKAGPPADAECFHCHGKGHWKRNCKLYLESIKDRGSKGHISENRMKRLHSDGLLTSFDFESYEICEACLLGKMTKTPFIGFPERVADLLELIHTDMVLRASFEGMVLSDEALHPSEVAQRIKEAMEPTKDSVGVILDFMYLSQGIPQCGQNQGLLNLFLWTGHSLGLAPKKSLALQAGWTALPDVAPVLDRSGADAAASLADLAALAPSVVAKQATSSMAGVTLPAESPTSSADVIVTVPSQEPPDVAMVVFEGPA; encoded by the exons atggcacctagcaatcaaccatttactttgcgtttaattcttgagaaagataagttgaatagaacaaactatgcggattggatccgcaacctgagaattgttctcagggcagagaaaaaggaagaaattctagacaccccattacCAGATGAGCCTGCTAATAATGCACCTGCTGCAGAGAAAAACGCTTACAAGAAagcatgtgatgctgatcttgaagtgagttgccttatgcttgcttgtatggaaccagatctgcagttgcagtttgacaataaccatgcagcgcatgatatgatcgtggcgctcaatgatatgttccagactcaagccaggactgaaaggttcaatgtctcaaagtcttttgctaaaaccaagctagcagagggtgcaacagttgggccacatgtgatcaaaatggttggttacactcagaggttggagaagctgggcttcccaattggccctgAATTAGCTACTAATTTTATTCTCGCATCTCTTCCGCCCAGCTATGGAAATTTCGTCAtgaactaccatatgcatggggcggagaagggcttgaatgaGTTATGTGGCAGgcttaaaatagcagaggctgacatcaagaaaggtgctggcagtagccatgtgatggcggtccaaaacaagcctaagtttaagaagaagggcaattcttggaagaagaaaaagggcaaggctaaagatgagatctctaagccaaacccacctgcgcccaaggctggaccacctgctgatgctgagtgctttcattgtcatgggaaaggtcactggAAGAGGAACTGCAAGCTATACCTGGAATCCATTAAGGATCGCGGTAGTAAAG gtcatataagtgagaatcgcatgaagaggctccattctgatgggcttttaacttcgtttgattttgaatcatacgagatatgtgaggcttgcctgctgggcaagatgaccaagacgccTTTCATAGGTTTTCCTGAGAGGGTGGCAGACTTGCTAgaactcatacatactgat ATGGTGCTCAGAGCATCGTTTGAAGGGATGGTGCTTTCCGACGAAGCGCTCCATCCctctgaagtggcgcagcgcatcaaggaggcaatggagcccacAAAGGACTCTGTTGGCGTCATCCTTGACTTCATGTATCTGAgccagggcatcccccaatgcggtcaGAACCAGGGTTTGTTGAATTT ATTCTTGTGGACGGGCCATtctctggggctggcgcccaagaagagccttgccctccaGGCAGGATGGACCGCGCTGCCCGACGTCGCCCCTGTTTTGGACAGGAGCGGCGCTGACGCTGCGGCCTCGTTGGCCGATCTGGCAGCGCTCGCACCTTCGGTGGTTGCCAAGCAGGCGACATCTTCCATGGCAGGCGTGACCCTACCAGCTGAGAGTCCAACATCGTCGGCAGATGTAATCGTGACCGTGCCTAGCCAGGAGCCACCAGACGTAGCCATGGTGGTGTTCGAGGGACCGGCGTAG